Part of the Butyrivibrio proteoclasticus B316 genome, ACATTTTTCTTACTTGATATTACAGAAAACAATGACCCTACAGCATTCGCTTTAAGCGTTTGGGCAGGAATTCTCTTTATCATTGGATTGGTTATAATTACTGGCAGTGCAGCTTCAATCACAAAGTTCTTTGAGAGATTGAATGTAGAGCTTTTAGAGCTTATGTCTTTTTTCGCTGCAGGCATTTTAATTGGTAATTTTTATACCGTTCCATACAGTAACTGCAGTGGTATTATACAGGTTGCCATGTTTGGATGTGCAATCTACGTAGTATTTTACTTAGCAAGATGCAGCATGCTTATTTTCCAGTTACTTAAAAAATTAGTAACACTGGTAATAGACAAGCTTAAGGACGCCGGCGATAAGATCAAGTCTAAGACTGATCTTTATGATAAAATCCTTAAAAATCTTGTTAGTATCGCAGGTACACTATTTGTTATTTTTAACTTCCTTGAGCCTATGATCAGAAAGATCCTTGGTTCATAAGCAAAATTAGCCTGTTCACTTCGGTGGATAGGCTCTTTTTATATCACTAGATAATACAACTAAATAATGCAACAGCTCTTCCCGGAGCGTTTATCACCTGAGGGGAGAGCTGTAATGGCTTTCTCCTCTTGATTAGAAAGGAAAAAAGAGGATGAAAAAAGTTTACAATTGTTATGGAAAAGATATTACGGGGATAAAGGTAAAGCTTCAGAGTGCAACATTCGGCGGATATAACGCTGCAGGAGAACTTGTTGTTAACTGGCCTCAGGTCTCAGCTATGGTTGATGACTGTGGGTTTGACAAGACTCATAAGGAGCCAAACGGTCAGTACCTTATGGACGTAGAACTTCCAAAAGGAACTATTGTTGTAAGGTATGGTTCAAACAAGGGATATTTTACAGCTCCATTGGGAACAGCATTTGAACTCTTGGGCTTACCCTATGAAAAAAGCACATGTGAATACCATCAGTACAAAGTTGTAGCTGACGGAATCCATGTAAAATGCGTAGTAAAAAGAGGAAAGGTAAGGGCTGCGTTCAACAGCTGTGGTGGTGCTATTCAGTATTATCATGAGCAGAGCATCGCTAATGAACTACTGCAGCACAAGCTGGAGGAGGACTTTTCATGGCTTACGAAAGAGAAATGAAAATGTTAATCCGACTGCTTCAGTTTCGCTTTAGAAAACCTTTTTCAATAAACGGATACTCCGAAGGAGTACTCTGTACTGAGAAGGATGGATCAAAGTGGGATGTATACTACGGTGAACGTAATCACAAGATGGACCTTCATAGGTTCGACAGTCAGTGTGATGCTTACCAGTATCTCATTACGCAATTAACTATCTGATATCTTTAACAAAAGGCAAAACGGACCATGCACTACAAAAGCATGGTCCATTTTTATGTCTAGAAAGCCTTTCTTAAGCACATTTTTTATTGCATTTGGAGGCCTGAATCATTACACTAGACTTATAAGAACTATTAACTGTTGGTAGATTATTATATGGAGGCAGGATATGGATAAGGTCGCAGTTAGAAACATAAATGATCTACAGGATGCTTTAAAGAACGTCCCTGAGAGGTCTTATCATATTGGTGGCTACTCAGACAGCGCTATATGCCTTGAAAAGACTGAGTTTGGCTATGAGGTTTATTTCGCTGAGAGAAATAAGAAGTGGGATCAAAAGCTCCACAAAACAGAGCAGGAAGCATGTGAAGATATGCTTGGCCGACTTGAAGAGTATATGGATTGAATTACTGAGATTCCAGGGCCTTGGATTTTATCCAGGGCTTTTTCTTTGGCTATTTTCAAATGATTTTTTGAAACGAATCCATCTTAAAGATTGTTTATTATATGCATACGGAGGAGATGAAATAATTTATGACAGCAAAAAAACATACACCATTAAAGATTCTACTCATCATTCAGATAGTACTAACAGTATTGTTTTTCCTATATCTTAGTATTCATATGAAAGTATGGGATGGATATCAGCTTGCGGTTGAGGAGACAAGTTTTATATATGAAATAAGTAAGATTCTATCAGGGATAGTGTTTATACCGGCGATCCTTACACTTCTTGGATTCTTGCCGACCATGATAGCAGTAATTGTTTCACTCATCCTTTTCTTTAAAAACAGATCTGACAAGGGGCTTCTTATATATCCGCTCCTTAGCTTTGTTACCGAGTTTTTACTTGTGTTTTCCAGCATGAGTGTACTTGGAAGCATGTACTAGAGCATATTTACAAGAACATTAAATAATGTTATATTCTAAATGTTAGTAGTAGTTTTAATTTATCATATTATTGTTTGTAGAGCCTTGGGATTTTTCCCAGGGCTTTTATTATTTTAAGCAGAGTCATGGCTCATTCTATAAAGCCCTGGCTCTTTTTTTATATAGCAACCTTAAATCAGGTAAAAGGAGGAAAAACAAATGACAAAAATTCCAAGAAAGCTTCCAAACGAAGCGAAAACCAAGATGACAGCTAAGGAGGAAAACAATGTTTGATCTACTACTTGGGTTAACAGCAATTGTAAACAGTGCAATAGAAGTTGCAACAGTTGTTACAGCAAATGCTATCGGTAAAGAAACAAAGACAAAAATGGAAAGGTCAGAAGATGCCATGGGTATCTGGGTTTATCCTAATGAAATCAAAAAGGAAAACGTGACCGTTCCAAATGATATCCCTGTTGTTTCGAAAGAAACAGTTTATGAGCGTATGCATAGGGAATATGTGGAGAGAGAAGCTGCAAGGAGAGTAGCTGCACGTCATGCAAATGATGGAGCACCTCAAAAAGAAAATAAACTTGCAGACTGGGTAAGCGATCATGACGAACTTATCCTATCAATTTTAACTCCCGGTGTTCATTTCCTTCCAGAAAAGGAGATGATAGGTATGGATATCGATGTAATTGCTGACCATCTGTTCAACAAGATATCCTCAGTCGAATCTGTTGAGAAAGTAGAAGGCGGACTGGAAGTAACAGTAAGATAACCTTCTGTAAGGAGAACAAATCATGAAAATCAAATATGTATCCTATACATTTCCTGAGGGAAAGAAGGAATACACACCATGGAACCGGATGACATTCTACGATTGTCGTGTC contains:
- a CDS encoding TNT domain-containing protein; the protein is MKKVYNCYGKDITGIKVKLQSATFGGYNAAGELVVNWPQVSAMVDDCGFDKTHKEPNGQYLMDVELPKGTIVVRYGSNKGYFTAPLGTAFELLGLPYEKSTCEYHQYKVVADGIHVKCVVKRGKVRAAFNSCGGAIQYYHEQSIANELLQHKLEEDFSWLTKEK